A region of the Cytophagia bacterium CHB2 genome:
CGTTGTCGCGGCGGCGGCGCAGCTCGCGCAAGCGGCGGATTTGCTGCTCCTGAATTTTGGGATCGACGCGCAGTAAATCGATTTTCTTTTCATCGTCGACTTGAAATTTGTTCACGCCCACGATGATCTTCTCGCCGCGTTCAATGGCCTGCTGATATTCCCACGATCGCCGGGCAATCTCTTCTTGAAAAAAATCAGCTTCAATGGCCTTCACCGCGCCGCCGAGGCTTTCGATCTTTTCAATATACTCTTCGGCGCGCTTTTCGATTTCATTGGTCAAGCTTTCGACGAAATAGCTGCCGCCGAGAGGATCTGTCACCGCCGGCACGCCGCTTTCATAGGCAATAATTTGCTGAGTGCGTAATGCGATCATCACGGATTCTTCCGTCGGCAACGCCAGCGCTTCATCGCGCGAGTTGGTATGCAGTGATTGCGTGCCGCCCAGCACTGCTGCCAACGCCTGCAATGTTACCCGCACGATGTTATTATCCGGCTGTTGCGCGGTCAAGGTAGCGCCCGCCGTTTGCGTGTGAAAACGCAGCATCATCGCCTTGGGATTGGTTGCGCCGAATCTCTCTTTCATAATGCGCGCCCACAAGCGCCGCGCCGCACGAAATTTTGCAATCCCTTCGAAGAAATTTTTGTGACTGTTTAAAAAAAACGAAAGCCGCGGACCGATGACATTCACCTCGAGGCCGCGATTGACGGCATGCCGAACGTACTCGATGGCATTGGCAAAGGTAAACGCCATTTCCTGCACCGCGTCCGAGCCGGCCTCGCGAATGTGATAGCCGCTGATGGAAATCGGATTCCATTTGGGCGTATGCTGTGAACAAAACTCGAACATGTCGGTGACGAGACGCAACGAGGGCGTAGGAGGAAAAATGTAAGTGGCACGCGCAATGTATTCTTTTAGAATGTCGTTCTGCACCGTTCCGCTGATCGCCTTCAAGTCCGCATTCTGTTTTTTCGCGACGGCGATATAAAGCGCGAGCAGAATCGAGGC
Encoded here:
- a CDS encoding methylmalonyl-CoA mutase is translated as MKKNMKTDADLPLKNLYTADDVPVAPENAGEYPFTRGLFAEMYRTKLWTMRQYSGYATAEDTNARFHYLLSQGQTGLSTAFDLPTQMGYDSDHKLADGEVGKVGVAISSLEDMERLFAGIRLEEVTTSMTINATASILLALYIAVAKKQNADLKAISGTVQNDILKEYIARATYIFPPTPSLRLVTDMFEFCSQHTPKWNPISISGYHIREAGSDAVQEMAFTFANAIEYVRHAVNRGLEVNVIGPRLSFFLNSHKNFFEGIAKFRAARRLWARIMKERFGATNPKAMMLRFHTQTAGATLTAQQPDNNIVRVTLQALAAVLGGTQSLHTNSRDEALALPTEESVMIALRTQQIIAYESGVPAVTDPLGGSYFVESLTNEIEKRAEEYIEKIESLGGAVKAIEADFFQEEIARRSWEYQQAIERGEKIIVGVNKFQVDDEKKIDLLRVDPKIQEQQIRRLRELRRRRDNAKASELRQKLESAAKGKENLMPHIIACVEGYVTLGEISDSLREVFGKYPVKG